In one window of Frigoriglobus tundricola DNA:
- a CDS encoding SdrD B-like domain-containing protein gives MFVLPRSLRGTRNTKRAGGASSTRLIFEPLEGRDCPAGQTITWVAGAAGVWSNPNNWDLKRIPTAADTIVFDAAKSNAASTQDILSGATIASVQLTNNYTGTLNVPSSLDVKAFNMTSAATLAGDGSLILVGGGISTWSAGTMQLCSTTVQANAKLTLLDGTVTVSNELFDNNGTVFDEDTATLTLTNAQFTNASGSTFSTIDGDNNPMTAAPIIGNQQGSSEFALATGAQFSLNESCSIDSNIAVVLSGTVGSNATASMNLTINGSSQETGLVVNATFARVVLSGAAATNQVNGVQVQSGGLSFMKTAVVLSGTNAIAGKFYMGGATVTGNGVLNISAGGKASVADGSWRGISVNVAGNGELDFIDSDPLINSIFTVANVPITNQGILTVDRAQNIDFTGSASLTNAASGVIDILSDILFDGFPNPANTPALTNAGTLDIGTAAAPGPFKMQVAFPVTNTGTVAITDKSTLAVTSVNGDPYDYKQTSGTTTLGDGSTVQAAATVTVSGGSVSVTGTTATLAGTTVSNGGTFTLASPTTVLTVTSDYTQTAAGTLQVVVATGNLSSQVAVSGTATLKGKVSGSTQNAIKANETFTFLTFNKRVGTFDKFTSQDPTLSKYSVKYNAANAQLVGGGAAPVANADTATTNENVAVTISVLANDTDPNGYALSVTGATPGSNGTVAVNGNGTITYTPNTGFTGTDSFTYTIIDTAGYSAMGTVTVTVLNANGSGGSGGSGGSGSSGGTISGEVWNDANDNGVLDTGEAGLGSVTVELLNGSGVVVGTTTTSSAGIYAFGGIAAGSYQVVAVPSAGGTITAQPPIFTLAANQTVQNENVGIYLGGSGSSGGSGGSGGSGGSGSSGGSGSSGASGGSISGEVWNDTNDNGALDTGEAGISGVTVELLNGAGTVIATTTTGASGVYSFGGLAAGSYQIEVVDPTGGTVTALPAPFTLAANQSAQNENIGIYFNFGGSGHSGA, from the coding sequence ATGTTCGTCCTTCCGCGGTCCCTTCGTGGCACCAGAAACACAAAACGCGCTGGCGGCGCCTCTTCTACCCGCCTGATCTTCGAGCCTTTGGAGGGGCGGGACTGTCCAGCGGGTCAGACCATTACCTGGGTCGCCGGGGCCGCCGGGGTGTGGTCGAACCCGAACAACTGGGACCTGAAGCGGATACCAACGGCGGCCGATACGATCGTCTTCGACGCCGCGAAGTCGAACGCTGCCTCGACGCAGGACATCCTGAGCGGCGCGACGATCGCTAGCGTGCAGTTGACCAACAACTATACAGGGACACTCAATGTCCCATCGAGTCTCGACGTAAAGGCATTCAACATGACGTCGGCGGCGACGCTGGCGGGTGACGGATCGCTGATCCTCGTGGGGGGCGGCATTTCGACGTGGTCGGCGGGGACCATGCAACTGTGTTCGACCACCGTGCAGGCTAACGCAAAACTCACCCTTCTCGATGGCACCGTGACGGTCAGCAATGAGTTGTTCGACAACAACGGTACCGTCTTCGACGAAGACACGGCGACACTCACGCTCACCAATGCGCAGTTCACCAACGCGAGTGGTTCTACGTTCTCGACGATCGACGGTGACAACAACCCGATGACGGCCGCCCCCATCATCGGAAATCAGCAAGGGAGTTCCGAGTTCGCGCTGGCGACCGGAGCCCAGTTCAGTCTGAACGAGTCGTGCTCGATCGACTCCAACATAGCGGTTGTTCTCTCCGGCACCGTGGGGTCGAATGCCACCGCCAGCATGAATCTGACGATCAACGGATCTTCTCAAGAGACCGGGCTAGTGGTGAACGCCACCTTCGCGAGGGTCGTTCTCTCCGGCGCGGCCGCCACGAATCAAGTGAACGGGGTCCAGGTGCAGAGCGGGGGACTCTCTTTTATGAAGACGGCAGTCGTACTTTCAGGCACGAACGCGATCGCGGGCAAATTTTACATGGGCGGCGCAACAGTGACGGGCAACGGCGTGCTGAACATCTCTGCCGGAGGCAAGGCCTCTGTCGCCGATGGGAGCTGGAGGGGCATATCCGTCAACGTCGCGGGGAACGGCGAATTGGATTTTATCGATTCCGACCCTCTCATTAACAGCATCTTTACAGTTGCCAATGTACCCATCACGAATCAGGGCATTCTTACTGTCGATCGGGCGCAAAATATAGACTTTACTGGCTCTGCGTCCCTCACGAACGCGGCGAGCGGCGTCATCGACATCCTCAGTGACATCTTATTCGATGGCTTCCCCAATCCGGCCAACACGCCAGCACTGACGAATGCGGGGACGTTGGACATCGGTACCGCTGCCGCACCCGGCCCGTTTAAGATGCAAGTCGCCTTTCCAGTAACAAACACCGGCACAGTCGCCATTACAGACAAATCGACTCTGGCGGTCACGAGCGTTAACGGTGATCCGTACGATTACAAACAAACGTCCGGGACGACAACACTCGGTGACGGTAGCACCGTCCAGGCTGCGGCAACCGTCACGGTCAGCGGGGGGAGCGTTTCGGTTACCGGGACGACCGCCACGCTGGCGGGCACAACGGTGAGCAACGGCGGCACCTTCACTCTCGCCTCGCCGACCACGGTTCTGACGGTAACGAGTGACTATACGCAAACGGCGGCCGGGACGCTCCAAGTCGTGGTCGCGACAGGAAACCTATCGAGTCAGGTGGCAGTGAGCGGGACCGCGACGCTCAAGGGCAAGGTCAGTGGTTCTACCCAAAACGCGATCAAAGCGAACGAAACTTTCACGTTTCTGACCTTCAATAAGCGCGTAGGCACTTTCGACAAGTTCACCTCGCAGGATCCCACGCTCAGCAAATATAGCGTCAAGTACAACGCGGCGAACGCGCAGCTCGTCGGGGGGGGAGCCGCACCGGTGGCCAACGCCGACACGGCCACGACGAACGAGAACGTGGCGGTTACGATCAGCGTCCTGGCCAACGACACCGACCCGAACGGGTACGCACTTTCGGTCACCGGCGCGACACCCGGCTCCAACGGCACTGTGGCGGTCAACGGCAACGGCACCATTACCTACACGCCGAACACGGGCTTCACCGGCACCGACTCGTTCACCTACACGATCATCGACACGGCCGGGTACTCAGCGATGGGCACCGTCACCGTCACCGTCCTGAATGCCAACGGGTCCGGTGGGTCGGGGGGTTCCGGGGGTTCCGGCAGCTCGGGTGGCACCATCAGCGGGGAGGTCTGGAACGACGCGAACGACAACGGCGTTCTAGACACGGGCGAAGCCGGTCTTGGCAGCGTCACGGTGGAGTTGCTCAACGGCTCGGGCGTGGTCGTCGGCACGACCACGACCAGTTCGGCCGGCATATACGCGTTCGGCGGGATCGCGGCCGGATCGTACCAGGTCGTGGCCGTGCCCTCGGCTGGGGGCACCATCACCGCGCAGCCGCCGATCTTCACACTCGCGGCCAACCAAACGGTACAGAACGAGAACGTCGGAATCTACCTCGGTGGCTCGGGTAGCTCCGGAGGCTCGGGCGGCTCCGGGGGTTCAGGGGGCTCCGGTAGCTCCGGGGGCTCCGGTAGCTCTGGCGCCTCGGGCGGCTCCATCAGCGGGGAGGTGTGGAACGACACGAATGACAACGGCGCTCTGGACACGGGCGAGGCCGGTATCAGCGGTGTCACGGTCGAGTTGCTCAACGGCGCGGGCACGGTGATCGCCACGACCACGACCGGTGCGTCCGGCGTGTACAGCTTCGGCGGGCTCGCGGCCGGGTCGTACCAGATCGAAGTCGTGGACCCGACCGGGGGCACCGTCACCGCGCTGCCGGCGCCCTTCACCCTCGCGGCCAACCAGTCCGCGCAGAACGAGAACATCGGGATCTACTTCAACTTCGGCGGCTCCGGCCACTCCGGCGCGTGA
- a CDS encoding glycosyltransferase: MSESNPTLLFASYHAYFDHSSGAALATRDLLENLAAHGWNCRVVCGPALDYQDGRGPAEVLHAHGIPHHLERCAPPTGERYELFHFTLNGVPVSQYRPETFTPHRHATQAEGVPFLDVVSRACARFRPDVVLTYGGPPFAAHLMRRVQRAGARVVFCLHNFDYRDPELLRAADALWVPSEFARSAYHERVGVEAEAVPWPWDCSRALADRMDGRYMTFVNPIPAKGVAWVARIAAELFRRRPDIPFLVVEGRGGLGWLGRLSLDLSGLTTLNGMHSTPRPRDFYAVSRMVLMPSLWEESMGRVAAEALTNGVPVLATRRGALPETLGGAGFLFDVPPRYHESACWSEVPRPDEVTGWVETIVRLWDDAAFHSEHCARALDRARVWDPDRLREGIEAFFRRVAGTR, translated from the coding sequence GTGTCCGAATCGAACCCGACTCTGCTGTTCGCCTCGTACCACGCCTACTTCGATCACTCCAGCGGGGCGGCGCTGGCCACCCGTGACCTGCTCGAGAACCTGGCCGCACACGGGTGGAACTGCCGCGTGGTGTGCGGACCGGCCCTCGATTACCAGGACGGGCGCGGACCGGCCGAAGTCCTCCACGCGCACGGCATCCCCCACCACCTCGAGCGGTGCGCCCCACCGACCGGGGAGCGGTACGAACTGTTCCACTTCACACTCAACGGGGTGCCCGTTTCCCAATACCGCCCCGAAACGTTCACGCCCCATCGACACGCGACCCAGGCCGAGGGCGTTCCGTTCCTGGACGTCGTGAGCCGGGCGTGCGCGCGCTTCCGCCCGGATGTCGTTCTCACCTACGGCGGCCCGCCGTTCGCCGCGCACCTGATGCGCCGGGTCCAGCGGGCCGGCGCACGGGTCGTGTTCTGCCTGCACAACTTCGACTACCGTGATCCCGAGTTGCTCCGCGCGGCCGACGCTCTGTGGGTGCCTTCCGAGTTCGCCCGGTCCGCGTACCACGAGCGAGTCGGAGTGGAAGCCGAGGCGGTACCGTGGCCGTGGGATTGCTCCCGCGCGCTGGCGGATCGGATGGACGGGCGGTACATGACGTTCGTCAACCCGATCCCGGCCAAGGGCGTCGCCTGGGTCGCTCGGATCGCCGCCGAACTCTTCCGCCGCCGGCCGGACATTCCGTTCCTGGTGGTCGAGGGCCGCGGCGGACTGGGCTGGCTCGGGCGGTTGTCCCTCGACCTGTCCGGACTGACGACGCTCAACGGGATGCACTCGACCCCGCGGCCCCGGGACTTCTACGCGGTCTCACGAATGGTGCTGATGCCGTCATTGTGGGAAGAAAGTATGGGCCGGGTGGCCGCAGAGGCGCTGACCAACGGCGTTCCCGTTCTGGCGACCCGCCGCGGGGCGCTGCCCGAGACGCTCGGCGGGGCCGGGTTCCTGTTCGACGTCCCGCCACGGTATCACGAGTCGGCCTGCTGGTCGGAGGTGCCGCGGCCGGACGAGGTAACGGGGTGGGTCGAGACGATCGTGCGCCTGTGGGATGATGCCGCGTTCCACTCCGAACATTGCGCCCGGGCGCTGGACCGCGCCCGCGTGTGGGATCCGGACCGGTTGCGCGAGGGGATCGAGGCCTTTTTCCGCCGCGTGGCTGGTACGCGATGA